A stretch of DNA from Anopheles nili chromosome 2, idAnoNiliSN_F5_01, whole genome shotgun sequence:
TTTctctttctttgtttttccagaAGAATGATTCTTTGACGGTTTCCGTATCTTGTGGACTGCTCCTCGTTGACCAAGACGCGGCGCATTGTTACTGAAAGATTTGGTACGCTGGCGCATGGTTCCTTTTCGAGGTGTTTTTGAAGAATTATGGGAGCTGTTTGTAGTTGACGAAACATAatttgaaatggttttacTGGATGAGTCTTTTGATGCACTGTGTGATTTCGTTTTTGGATCTTCTACCAATGATGTTGAATAGAAGGATTTAGTCGATATCGATTGCAGATTCACCAATGGCTTATCCGTTGTATTCGTTGTAGACGAATAGAATGATTTGGCCGATATTGGTTGGATGTCATTAAAATCCAGAACTGTACGAGCTTTAGGTTTAGAGCGTTTCGGTATGACATTACTCGCCGCTTTATCTGCATCATCTGGGGATGGCGATCTGGTGTCCATGGTGGTATCTGTAGCTTCTTCGTGCCGTTGCGTCCTGCGCAACATTGAACCAGTTGATCGGTTATGGTATATATTGCCGGAATGACTGCGTGTCGTTACGCCCGGTGTTCGATTGAATGTCTTGCAGCGTTTTTCAAAGAGATTCAGATCCGAATTCATAAGCAATGACAGAGAATTAGAATTGTTCTCGTCTTGCAGTGCATTTTCGGCGCTGAGCCGACTACTTGGTGTCTCAGGAATACTGGTAAAGGAGAAACGTGTTTCCTCATCGACTCCATGGGataggttttctttttcatagtCGTCCGATATGAGCTCATATCGCCCGTTGTTGGTGTACCTCCGGGCGTAATCTGGAGATAAAGATCGATCACTACCTGGAGAATCGTTGCCGAAGAGATTGCGAAATGATGTGATATTATTAAGAGCATTATCGATAGCTGAAAATGAATCACGAATAAAATTTAGTATTCTTCTAATGTTTTTAGCAGTCACTCAAATGCTActatgaaaatgaaaagcgcaTGGGAGATCAACTTACTTTTAGTTGTATTCTGTCGGTTCTTTCCGAACCGAAGAGGGGTTACCGGTCCGATATCAGATTCATCTCTTTCGGGCTTTCCAAAGAGGGActttttgctgcttgcaaCTCGCGGTGATCCTTgatatttttgtaaaacacGGTCTGTCGTACGTGGTGTAGCCATAGCACACTTTTAACATTGATTATTCTCCAGATGTAAGTTCTGCAGTTCGTAACTATTCTGACAACCGATGTAAATACAATTCGGGCAGTGACATACACAAAAATTATAACTTCTGCATAAGAGCAACACTTCTACACAACAATTATTCAGGAAAACACTTAACAAGATGATCTCATGTGCAAGCATTGATAgacaaaaaacacgcacaatgTAAACAACGCTTGCTTATTTATGCTGTTTTGGCGGGTACGCGTGACAGCAACGGTGATGGTTAGTTGCGATGATTTCCGCTAAGGGCGCTGTCTAAGCAACCGTACTGACAGCTCGAATCGACCACCTAATTTCTTTGATCATATAATATTCCTATGCTACTATACCAATTCAAGATATTTATCACCTTTCCATGGCTTTGACCTGCTCTTCGACGTATTCTAGTTTCTCTCCAGCCTGCTCGATGGCATCATATTGGTAATTCAAAtgctggaaaatgatttccatttttttgagATTCTGTATGCTATTATCCACCGTACTTTCATGATAAGCAAAGTTTTTGGCCGCTTGCATTAGAATTTCGTTAGATTTAGATCCACGTACGATTTGGCGAGCTACAGATGAGGCATTATTCACATTAACCGCAACTCGTTCCGCAAGACGTCGCTTCGAATCGCTGAACAGATTTTTAGCGCTGCTGCTAGATGCAGATGCcatatctaaaaaaaatcaatacagaGAATAAAGTAAATTTAGAAATATGCGCTAATAAGTTTGTTTGCGTATTTAGCCTAGCACTTCGGAACTGacggaaaatgcaaatcaaagTGCAATACGCTGACAAAATGCAGCGATTGTTATGGTTTGAGAACAGATAGCACTACTTAAGATAATGTCTAGCAACAATGCAGAATCAAAGTATTTACGGATTGAAGAATAGGTTACAGGCACCAAATGGGTGGTAATTCGATGCTTCTGCAAAACATTTTCAGTTAATAACATTGACAATTCGCCCACGCACTTTTCAGTATTTGGAGAAGATAGTGCAAGCCAGCTTTCCGCTCTTGTTTTTCAGATTTCTTTCACTTATTTGTCTATGATGATAGGTCAGTTACCTTCTTTTATATCAAATTCAATCCTTTAAGCTTTAATGATGCTAATAATTCATCAATTCAGTTCACCGTTAAGAAgattgtttgatgttttgtttactttttattaCTGCACAAAGAGTGCAAACCTCTATGAAACACATACGATAATAATCCATACGTGTTGTCAAATTTGACACGtcttttgttattttgttcgAAATTTTATTGGTTTTCCTATTTCAGCAAAAACAATTGCATGACgcattttcaatcaaatctATAAAATAAGTCATTATAAAACATTTGGTTTAACGTAGTATGCTTTACAATAACGccaaatatattttatttcccaccaaACAAGTGCTCTACTGTTCAATAAGTCTGGTCGCTTTACCAGCCGTTGAACCGCTCAGTTAAACAAGCTATACCTCGTCATGCtcaaaaaagtttaaaatacttataaaaatgaaaagataTATTTTGTGCAATATTAAATAGTTTGCTCATTTCATAGGTCTGATATAGGttgaaaacaattatttttcatatcatttgcACTCATTAAAGGGAATCaagtgaattatttaaaacgaTGTATGATTCTGGCACACGTAGTGGAGCATCGATTGAGTTTTTAAACATATGCATGTTTAAAAACTACAGATTTCGTTATGCTTCAAGAGTAGTAATCTCATCTtccacagcaacaaaaaactgtACAAACATGTGGCAGTATGATGATTGTTTCGTTCTTCGCTGCCGGTGATTGCCCTACATATTCAATTGGGTAAGTATTTTGACTTTTGAACTCCTTTCACAGGCAGTTTGCCCTATGATAAATAGACATACCTAATCCCGCGGTAGGTCTGTGGCCAATCCTTGCGAGCACAATTTAGCGAGTCAATCTGTCCCGCCGGTAACGTAATGCCCGATGATGCTCGGTGATTGATGAAAGGGCCTTTCTCCTGTGGCAAGGAAAACGCTAAAGCTCGAGACACAACAACGGTCTCAGATGAATTATGCTGTAGAAAACGAATGGCACGAtcagctggctggctggggtTACGAATTTTGGAACAGACTCCTGAATTTACCAGCCGGTTCACGGCAGGCTTGACAACGAAGAGTATGGCATCGTTTTGAGAGCAAACATATCGGTAGCACCGCACTGAATAAGCGCCCGTGTAAATTGTGATGATGTAATTTGCTCCACGCCGGAGGTTAATTTATGGCCAACCTGTGAAAGTAGGGCCTCCCGACTTCATGTGCAAGATTCGAAAGGAACGCTAAGGAGCGCCCAGCTTGCTAGAGGACATAGACGGGAGAGAAGAttgtaatgaaattaattgcaaCTTTATTTTGTCACGCACTCGGTACACAGTGCTGAgctaatttgttttataacacGCATACAAATTTGACATTAGAAAAAAACTATACCGATCGTAGTTGCAAAGTCGCACatgaaaaaaacatctaaAGAATCCTTTCGAATTTAtttcggattgttgaatgatgtACGAGCACTAATTTCAGCTCATTATGCTCGTGCCAATAAGGAATGCGAAAGCACTTTCACCCCGAATGGCTTAGCCTGACCTTCAGGACTATTAGTTATCACCGTGGAATGGATTTGTTCCGTGTCTAATTATCTTCCTTGAACACAGTCTCCCTCCTTCTGACCATCCAAAGCCAGCTCCAGCATTTAAAGTTGAAGATCGAGCCACGAGCGCTGCGAGTTCTTTCACTTTCCGACTCAGTCGTCCGGAAAAAGGAGGAGAAATTTATCGACCACCTTAATGAACGCATCACGATCGCGTGGCCTCCCCCTTTGATCTGGGTATTAAGTCGCAGACCGAAGGATTATATTGCCGAGTGGAAGACGTAATGAAGAAATTTTTGCTTCCAAAACACCCCCGTGTAGGAGGATCATTCATTACGGTCCGGTTGCATATTATACCGTTGATCGACGCCGCCAATATGGGGCATGGAGTCATTAATTAGCGGCCCTAAGTAGGGTGCCGTTGCGAGTGAGAGATTGAATTATATCGCCGAAACGTTGGGTGTGGGGTGGGCTTACGCATCTTTGTTGTGAGGCTGAACGAAGCAAGGATATTAATCATCGTAAGGATTTAAAATTAGTGTGTTTGTCCTGTAtcgtttttctgctgcttttttttgtggaagaAGCTGGATTTTAAGAACATTTATTATTAAAGTTACCGGAATTTGTTAAATGTCATTTCCCGGATTCCCACAGTCATTCTCATGACGCAacgttttcactttcccacCGTGAACTTGAGCGGTCGAGGCGCCCCGTGCAACCTGTTCGCATTTAAATGCAGCTCCATTTCACCCACGTGCTGTCCTTTTACGGCACAGCCAGCCACATGGTAGCAGCATACCGGCCAAATATTCCAAACCAGCAACGGTCTCGTTCATTCAATTCAAATCGCACCTCGTTAGCTCCAATCGGTTcctttggtgattttttttcattgtgtCCTTTCGCAGCCTGATGCGTAACGCCAACTTGCCACGCATCCGTTCTCAATTTGTAGGCACGTTTGGAATGGGTTTCGAAACCAGGATAAATATTGCATTCTTTGCATGCATTGGTGTGATGTAAGAGAGCTAAAAACACCTAAATACGCTGTGCTATGATATCATTTGCTTCAACAGCCACGAATCGAAGGACTCatcgaaaaaacaaatcgcTCTCTCAGGAACAGGCGCTTCCACGCGAAGCTGATGCACATTCGTAGAACGCTGCATTCGTGTGCAGCGATGCAGGAAATTTGGCCCAAAAGACCTAACGCTTGAACTAGTTCGCTTGTTCGCTCGTTCCCGCATGAGTTTCGGGTGCGAAAATCTCTCCAAGCAGCCAAAAGCCAACGCCTAAACACGCCACAAAACGGCATGTGGCCGAGAttgcgcacgcgcgcgcgcgcttttgcACGCTGCCGCTCGGGCGTGGTAGTGGCGTAATGCGCAAAGAGGTTCACCATGTGCGAAGGcttttctgttgctgctgctgctgctgctgtgagtGGGCCCGTTGTGCCCTGTTTGCCGCACTAAATGTGCCCGAGCCGCGCGCATGCTAAAACTCAccgccctcttttttttcttttctttcgtatGACATAAACGCGCCACGGGAGAATGCGAGCAGAACATAATCGAACGTCGCGTGGAAGGTGATTATTATCGAACACCGGCCTGGTATCTATGTCACGATAAACGATCACCCGGGAATGCTGGCCCCGGGGTAATGTATGCAAGCGATCGGAGGCGATCGGTGTGTGCATTAGATAATTTCCCtaatggagtggaaaattgtcATCGAGGGTGCATTCTGTTGGGGATgcacatcgcgatcgcgcccTGGTCGGTAGCtgttggggtgggtttcgttgagagccacaaaaaagcaacaaaaggtGGTTAAATAACCGATCACCCGACCGTAGACAGGCTTACTCCGGCTGCGGCATGTTGACCAATTGGCATTGATTGGTGTTTCAATTAAAGGGAACAAAACGTGCTTACGTGGGACGGCGCCATTATTTTTCCGCCTGGCTCGGAATTGAACCCATTCCAAGGTAGCGTGATCCTTCGGTGGCTTTGTGTTAGTATTTAATTGCACCGAAGTCGGGATCTTCCGCTTCGCAATCCTACCTCAAGGCGGAACGCGGCCGATGCCCGTTTGGGTATAAATCTTGCCATTCATTATCGGTGTCAGCTTCGACACAGGTTGTCCGGTGTCGATGATGTACTGACCGGGATGTTGCAAATCCACCCGGAGGTAATCTGCCTgctgcaccagcaccactCCCCACCTTCCAGACCCAATCGGCCTTGGGTAGCCGATCTTCATCGAGTGGAGAGATCGCGCAGAAGTGCCAGGCTGATGGTTTCGCGAGCTCGCGGGAGAAAGATTATCGTGCGAGACGATCACGTTTACCATGGGCCATAAATCATGCGCGGCTTcgatgcacttgcacttgcgGTGGGCAGATGGAGACTTGCGGGCGTTTCTTCCTGTTTGAGGGAGTTTATCCGACGCGTTAAGGGTGGTACAAGATAAGGAAAGGA
This window harbors:
- the LOC128720968 gene encoding BLOC-1-related complex subunit 7 encodes the protein MASASSSSAKNLFSDSKRRLAERVAVNVNNASSVARQIVRGSKSNEILMQAAKNFAYHESTVDNSIQNLKKMEIIFQHLNYQYDAIEQAGEKLEYVEEQVKAMER